In one window of Agromyces badenianii DNA:
- the rimM gene encoding ribosome maturation factor RimM (Essential for efficient processing of 16S rRNA), which produces MADTAGTQLRVGRLLKAHGLKGAIKVELYTDDPARRFVPGAEFSLQVPDSSPWHGKNLVLRELRWYNGHAVGFFDGVDDRTAAEGLAKAILWVTHVEEEAPEDDAWYDHQLIGLAVVRDGERIGEVAHVDHLPAQDLLIVKTRGGEVMVPFVSAIVPEVDLAAGTLTVTPPPGLFEELPEAEAVPEASAETTEAETTEADAAAPAEAERDE; this is translated from the coding sequence GTGGCCGACACCGCAGGAACGCAACTCCGGGTCGGCCGCCTCCTGAAGGCCCACGGCCTGAAGGGCGCGATCAAGGTCGAGCTCTACACGGATGACCCCGCGCGCCGCTTCGTGCCCGGCGCCGAGTTCTCCCTCCAGGTGCCCGACTCGTCGCCCTGGCATGGCAAGAACCTCGTGCTCCGCGAGCTCCGCTGGTACAACGGGCACGCCGTCGGATTCTTCGACGGCGTCGATGACCGCACCGCGGCCGAGGGCCTTGCGAAGGCGATCCTCTGGGTCACCCACGTCGAAGAAGAGGCGCCCGAAGACGACGCCTGGTACGACCACCAGCTGATCGGCCTCGCGGTGGTGCGCGACGGTGAGCGCATCGGCGAGGTCGCGCACGTCGATCACCTGCCGGCGCAAGACCTGTTGATCGTGAAGACCCGCGGCGGCGAGGTCATGGTGCCGTTCGTCTCGGCGATCGTGCCCGAGGTCGACCTGGCCGCAGGCACCCTGACGGTGACGCCGCCACCAGGGCTCTTCGAAGAGCTCCCCGAGGCAGAGGCGGTTCCCGAGGCTTCCGCCGAGACCACCGAGGCCGAGACCACCGAGGCGGATGCCGCGGCGCCCGCCGAGGCCGAGCGCGACGAATAG
- a CDS encoding RNA-binding protein, with amino-acid sequence MLQSALEHLVKGIVDHPDEVKVVSASSARGEVLEVHVNPEDLGRVIGRAGRTAKALRTLVTALADGRRVRVDVVDTDD; translated from the coding sequence TTGCTCCAGTCCGCGCTCGAACACCTCGTCAAGGGGATCGTCGATCACCCTGACGAGGTGAAGGTCGTCTCCGCGTCGAGCGCACGTGGCGAGGTCCTCGAGGTTCACGTGAACCCCGAGGACCTCGGTCGCGTGATCGGCCGTGCCGGCCGCACCGCGAAGGCGCTCCGCACCCTCGTCACCGCCCTCGCCGACGGTCGCCGCGTTCGCGTCGACGTCGTCGACACCGACGACTGA
- the rpsP gene encoding 30S ribosomal protein S16 yields the protein MAVKIRLKRLGKIRAPYYRIVVADSRTKRDGRVIEEIGKYHPTQNPSFIEVDSDRAQYWLSVGAQPTEQVAAILKLTGDWGKFKGDKNAVSTVQVAEPKAAFVADEKKKPVLKPKAEKPAPKVEEAPAETATDEA from the coding sequence GTGGCTGTCAAGATCCGTCTCAAGCGCCTCGGCAAGATCCGTGCGCCGTACTACCGCATCGTCGTCGCCGACTCGCGCACCAAGCGCGACGGTCGCGTGATCGAGGAGATCGGCAAGTACCACCCCACCCAGAACCCCTCGTTCATCGAGGTCGACTCCGACCGCGCGCAGTACTGGCTCTCCGTCGGCGCGCAGCCGACCGAGCAGGTCGCGGCGATCCTCAAGCTCACGGGCGACTGGGGCAAGTTCAAGGGCGACAAGAACGCCGTCTCGACCGTGCAGGTCGCTGAGCCGAAGGCCGCCTTCGTCGCCGACGAGAAGAAGAAGCCGGTGCTCAAGCCCAAGGCCGAGAAGCCCGCACCCAAGGTCGAAGAGGCTCCCGCCGAGACCGCGACGGACGAGGCGTAA
- a CDS encoding glutamate--cysteine ligase: MTIGFADSPRSSVGLEWEVAIVDRASGELASIADRVLEVLDRTSDGAAHPFITSELLTNTVELVSGPHARVADAVADLETQLAEVRTVIDGLGEYELICAGSHPFSQWYDQHLTDKPRYHKLIERTRWWGRNMMIWGVHVHVGIEDRDKALPILDGLLAYLPHLQALSASSPFWAGVDTGYASNRALMFQQLPTAGLPYPLADWPAYERYVDDLVRTGVIEDHSEVRWDIRPSPKWGTVEVRVCDGLSTAAEIAAIGALVQCLVEWMSTTLDEGGTLTVLQPWYVRENKWRAARYGLEAEVITDVAGTERPVADHLRELITTLAPIAERLGCAVELQGVRGMLDAGASYARQLRVAEAAGGDLRAVVSHLARELRDGIESGPSAASTGR, translated from the coding sequence ATGACGATCGGGTTCGCGGACTCGCCGCGCTCGAGTGTGGGCCTCGAGTGGGAGGTCGCGATCGTCGACCGGGCCAGCGGCGAACTCGCCTCGATCGCCGATCGAGTGCTCGAGGTGCTCGACCGCACGAGCGATGGGGCGGCGCATCCGTTCATCACCTCCGAACTCCTCACGAACACCGTCGAGCTCGTCAGCGGCCCCCACGCCCGCGTCGCCGACGCGGTCGCCGACCTCGAGACCCAGCTCGCCGAGGTGCGGACCGTCATCGACGGCCTCGGCGAGTACGAGCTCATCTGCGCCGGCTCGCACCCGTTCAGCCAGTGGTACGACCAGCACCTCACCGACAAGCCGCGGTACCACAAGCTCATCGAGCGCACCCGGTGGTGGGGCCGCAACATGATGATCTGGGGCGTGCACGTGCACGTCGGCATCGAAGATCGCGACAAGGCCCTGCCGATCCTCGACGGGCTGCTCGCCTACCTGCCGCATCTGCAGGCCCTCTCGGCCTCGAGCCCGTTCTGGGCCGGCGTCGACACGGGATACGCCTCGAACCGCGCCCTCATGTTCCAGCAGCTGCCGACGGCCGGACTCCCCTACCCGCTCGCGGACTGGCCGGCGTACGAGCGCTACGTCGACGACCTCGTGCGCACGGGCGTCATCGAGGATCACAGCGAGGTGCGCTGGGACATCCGGCCCTCACCGAAGTGGGGCACCGTCGAGGTGCGCGTCTGCGACGGGCTTTCGACCGCCGCCGAGATCGCCGCGATCGGGGCCCTCGTGCAGTGCCTCGTGGAATGGATGAGCACGACGCTCGACGAGGGCGGCACGCTGACCGTGCTGCAGCCGTGGTACGTGCGCGAGAACAAGTGGCGGGCGGCGCGATACGGGCTCGAGGCCGAGGTGATCACGGATGTCGCGGGCACCGAGCGTCCCGTGGCCGATCACCTCCGGGAACTCATCACCACGCTCGCGCCGATCGCCGAGCGCCTCGGCTGCGCCGTCGAACTGCAAGGCGTGCGCGGCATGCTCGACGCGGGCGCGAGCTATGCTCGCCAGCTTCGCGTCGCCGAGGCGGCAGGCGGCGACCTCAGGGCCGTGGTCTCCCACCTCGCCCGCGAGCTGCGCGACGGCATCGAGAGCGGGCCGTCCGCAGCATCCACCGGTCGTTGA